The following are encoded together in the Syngnathus typhle isolate RoL2023-S1 ecotype Sweden linkage group LG5, RoL_Styp_1.0, whole genome shotgun sequence genome:
- the tbx1 gene encoding T-box transcription factor TBX1 isoform X1: protein MDDGGPLSPRANAFSIAALICAAEQAGNAAFDKRSSTGLDKPDGNNHSCCTMHYSTVTREMEAISSPWLTQLSHFCDVAAFTTSSLSSLNTPGGYHLSPSPGDPYTQHEAHFDPCPAAQPNYGYAGQAPSSDPAGTPCSSSSSNSTPNSKNIIKKNPKVANINVQLEMKALWDEFNQLGTEMIVTKAGRRMFPTFQVKIFGMDPMADYMLLMDFLPVDDKRYRYAFHSSSWLVAGKADPATPGRVHYHPDSPAKGAQWMKQIVSFDKLKLTNNLLDDNGHIILNSMHRYQPRFHVVYVDPRKDSEKYAEENYKTFVFEETRFTAVTAYQNHRITQLKIASNPFAKGFRDCDPEDWPRNHRPGSLPIMSAFARTRNPMSSPPQQNGTEKDDSRRDYEREPGGTPIHADPAHQLMSRVLSPALPVPGGLHAVPLTGGRPSPPHDLRPDPHTLPPDTLHHHPYKYPTTYEHYLGAKTRPSPYPLPSIRGHTYHHHMNPATANMYSATSGPTNYDYGPR, encoded by the exons ATGGACGACGGTGGTCCCCTGTCTCCCAGGGCAAATGCTTTTAGTATTGCCGCTCTGATTTGTGCTGCAGAGCAAGCAGGAAacgcagcgtttgacaagcGCTCGAGCACCGGCCTGGACAAACCAGACGGGAACAACCACAGCTGCTGCACAATGCATTACAGCACTGTGACCCGGGAAATGGAAG CCATATCCAGCCCGTGGCTGACGCAGCTGTCCCATTTTTGCGATGTTGCAGCCTTCACGACCAGCAGCCTGAGCAGCCTCAACACCCCGGGGGGATACCACCTCTCCCCCTCCCCCGGGGACCCTTACACCCAACACGAGGCCCACTTTGATCCCTGCCCGGCCGCTCAGCCCAACTACGGCTATGCGGGCCAGGCCCCGTCGAGCGACCCCGCCGGGACCCCTTGCTCGTCGTCCTCGTCCAACTCCACACCTAACAGCAAAAACATCATCAAGAAGAACCCCAAAGTGGCTAACATTAACGTCCAGTTGGAGATGAAGGCCTTATGGGACGAGTTTAATCAGCTGGGCACCGAGATGATCGTCACCAAGGCGGGAAG GCGAATGTTTCCAACATTCCAAGTGAAAATATTCGGGATGGATCCAATGGCGGACTACATGCTCCTAATGGACTTTTTGCCAGTGGACGACAAACGTTATAG GTATGCGTTCCACAGTTCCTCGTGGCTTGTGGCGGGCAAAGCTGACCCAGCGACCCCTGGAAGAGTCCACTACCACCCGGACTCTCCGGCAAAGGGCGCCCAGTGGATGAAGCAGATTGTTTCTTTTGACAAACTCAAACTCACCAACAACCTCCTGGATGATAACGGACAT ATCATTCTCAACTCAATGCATCGCTATCAGCCCAGGTTCCACGTGGTCTATGTGGATCCTCGCAAGGACAGCGAGAAGTACGCAGAAGAGAATTACAAAACTTTTGTGTTCGAGGAAACCCGCTTCACAGCAGTTACGGCGTACCAGAATCACCGG ATCACCCAGCTGAAAATAGCCAGTAACCCTTTTGCAAAAGGCTTCCGGGACTGTGACCCAGAGGATTG GCCCAGGAATCACAGGCCGGGCTCCCTGCCAATAATGAGTGCTTTTGCCAGAACAAGAAACCCAATGTCATCTCCTCCTCAGCAGAACGGCACAGAGAAAG ATGACAGTAGGCGGGACTATGAGCGAGAACCCGGCGGCACACCCATACATGCTGACCCGGCTCACCAGCTGATGTCCCGAGTCCTCAGTCCCGCCCTGCCCGTCCCGGGAGGCCTCCACGCCGTCCCGCTTACCGGCGGCCGCCCGAGCCCTCCGCACGACCTCCGGCCAGACCCTCACACTCTACCCCCGGACACCCTCCACCACCATCCCTACAAGTACCCCACCACCTATGAACATTACCTGGGAGCCAAGACCAGGCCATCCCCTTACCCTTTACCCAGCATCAGAGGACACACGTACCACCACCACATGAACCCGGCCACAGCTAACATGTACTCGGCTACCAGCGGGCCCACAAACTACGACTATGGGCCCAGATAA
- the tbx1 gene encoding T-box transcription factor TBX1 isoform X2: MDDGGPLSPRANAFSIAALICAAEQAGNAAFDKRSSTGLDKPDGNNHSCCTMHYSTVTREMEAFTTSSLSSLNTPGGYHLSPSPGDPYTQHEAHFDPCPAAQPNYGYAGQAPSSDPAGTPCSSSSSNSTPNSKNIIKKNPKVANINVQLEMKALWDEFNQLGTEMIVTKAGRRMFPTFQVKIFGMDPMADYMLLMDFLPVDDKRYRYAFHSSSWLVAGKADPATPGRVHYHPDSPAKGAQWMKQIVSFDKLKLTNNLLDDNGHIILNSMHRYQPRFHVVYVDPRKDSEKYAEENYKTFVFEETRFTAVTAYQNHRITQLKIASNPFAKGFRDCDPEDWPRNHRPGSLPIMSAFARTRNPMSSPPQQNGTEKDDSRRDYEREPGGTPIHADPAHQLMSRVLSPALPVPGGLHAVPLTGGRPSPPHDLRPDPHTLPPDTLHHHPYKYPTTYEHYLGAKTRPSPYPLPSIRGHTYHHHMNPATANMYSATSGPTNYDYGPR, translated from the exons ATGGACGACGGTGGTCCCCTGTCTCCCAGGGCAAATGCTTTTAGTATTGCCGCTCTGATTTGTGCTGCAGAGCAAGCAGGAAacgcagcgtttgacaagcGCTCGAGCACCGGCCTGGACAAACCAGACGGGAACAACCACAGCTGCTGCACAATGCATTACAGCACTGTGACCCGGGAAATGGAAG CCTTCACGACCAGCAGCCTGAGCAGCCTCAACACCCCGGGGGGATACCACCTCTCCCCCTCCCCCGGGGACCCTTACACCCAACACGAGGCCCACTTTGATCCCTGCCCGGCCGCTCAGCCCAACTACGGCTATGCGGGCCAGGCCCCGTCGAGCGACCCCGCCGGGACCCCTTGCTCGTCGTCCTCGTCCAACTCCACACCTAACAGCAAAAACATCATCAAGAAGAACCCCAAAGTGGCTAACATTAACGTCCAGTTGGAGATGAAGGCCTTATGGGACGAGTTTAATCAGCTGGGCACCGAGATGATCGTCACCAAGGCGGGAAG GCGAATGTTTCCAACATTCCAAGTGAAAATATTCGGGATGGATCCAATGGCGGACTACATGCTCCTAATGGACTTTTTGCCAGTGGACGACAAACGTTATAG GTATGCGTTCCACAGTTCCTCGTGGCTTGTGGCGGGCAAAGCTGACCCAGCGACCCCTGGAAGAGTCCACTACCACCCGGACTCTCCGGCAAAGGGCGCCCAGTGGATGAAGCAGATTGTTTCTTTTGACAAACTCAAACTCACCAACAACCTCCTGGATGATAACGGACAT ATCATTCTCAACTCAATGCATCGCTATCAGCCCAGGTTCCACGTGGTCTATGTGGATCCTCGCAAGGACAGCGAGAAGTACGCAGAAGAGAATTACAAAACTTTTGTGTTCGAGGAAACCCGCTTCACAGCAGTTACGGCGTACCAGAATCACCGG ATCACCCAGCTGAAAATAGCCAGTAACCCTTTTGCAAAAGGCTTCCGGGACTGTGACCCAGAGGATTG GCCCAGGAATCACAGGCCGGGCTCCCTGCCAATAATGAGTGCTTTTGCCAGAACAAGAAACCCAATGTCATCTCCTCCTCAGCAGAACGGCACAGAGAAAG ATGACAGTAGGCGGGACTATGAGCGAGAACCCGGCGGCACACCCATACATGCTGACCCGGCTCACCAGCTGATGTCCCGAGTCCTCAGTCCCGCCCTGCCCGTCCCGGGAGGCCTCCACGCCGTCCCGCTTACCGGCGGCCGCCCGAGCCCTCCGCACGACCTCCGGCCAGACCCTCACACTCTACCCCCGGACACCCTCCACCACCATCCCTACAAGTACCCCACCACCTATGAACATTACCTGGGAGCCAAGACCAGGCCATCCCCTTACCCTTTACCCAGCATCAGAGGACACACGTACCACCACCACATGAACCCGGCCACAGCTAACATGTACTCGGCTACCAGCGGGCCCACAAACTACGACTATGGGCCCAGATAA
- the tbx1 gene encoding T-box transcription factor TBX1 isoform X4, with translation MDDGGPLSPRANAFSIAALICAAEQAGNAAFDKRSSTGLDKPDGNNHSCCTMHYSTVTREMEAISSPWLTQLSHFCDVAAFTTSSLSSLNTPGGYHLSPSPGDPYTQHEAHFDPCPAAQPNYGYAGQAPSSDPAGTPCSSSSSNSTPNSKNIIKKNPKVANINVQLEMKALWDEFNQLGTEMIVTKAGRRMFPTFQVKIFGMDPMADYMLLMDFLPVDDKRYRYAFHSSSWLVAGKADPATPGRVHYHPDSPAKGAQWMKQIVSFDKLKLTNNLLDDNGHIILNSMHRYQPRFHVVYVDPRKDSEKYAEENYKTFVFEETRFTAVTAYQNHRITQLKIASNPFAKGFRDCDPEDWPRNHRPGSLPIMSAFARTRNPMSSPPQQNGTEKGLQLPLCSDFSFACHSAGQHQTEYGFCLPDNWLTVNMTVGGTMSENPAAHPYMLTRLTS, from the exons ATGGACGACGGTGGTCCCCTGTCTCCCAGGGCAAATGCTTTTAGTATTGCCGCTCTGATTTGTGCTGCAGAGCAAGCAGGAAacgcagcgtttgacaagcGCTCGAGCACCGGCCTGGACAAACCAGACGGGAACAACCACAGCTGCTGCACAATGCATTACAGCACTGTGACCCGGGAAATGGAAG CCATATCCAGCCCGTGGCTGACGCAGCTGTCCCATTTTTGCGATGTTGCAGCCTTCACGACCAGCAGCCTGAGCAGCCTCAACACCCCGGGGGGATACCACCTCTCCCCCTCCCCCGGGGACCCTTACACCCAACACGAGGCCCACTTTGATCCCTGCCCGGCCGCTCAGCCCAACTACGGCTATGCGGGCCAGGCCCCGTCGAGCGACCCCGCCGGGACCCCTTGCTCGTCGTCCTCGTCCAACTCCACACCTAACAGCAAAAACATCATCAAGAAGAACCCCAAAGTGGCTAACATTAACGTCCAGTTGGAGATGAAGGCCTTATGGGACGAGTTTAATCAGCTGGGCACCGAGATGATCGTCACCAAGGCGGGAAG GCGAATGTTTCCAACATTCCAAGTGAAAATATTCGGGATGGATCCAATGGCGGACTACATGCTCCTAATGGACTTTTTGCCAGTGGACGACAAACGTTATAG GTATGCGTTCCACAGTTCCTCGTGGCTTGTGGCGGGCAAAGCTGACCCAGCGACCCCTGGAAGAGTCCACTACCACCCGGACTCTCCGGCAAAGGGCGCCCAGTGGATGAAGCAGATTGTTTCTTTTGACAAACTCAAACTCACCAACAACCTCCTGGATGATAACGGACAT ATCATTCTCAACTCAATGCATCGCTATCAGCCCAGGTTCCACGTGGTCTATGTGGATCCTCGCAAGGACAGCGAGAAGTACGCAGAAGAGAATTACAAAACTTTTGTGTTCGAGGAAACCCGCTTCACAGCAGTTACGGCGTACCAGAATCACCGG ATCACCCAGCTGAAAATAGCCAGTAACCCTTTTGCAAAAGGCTTCCGGGACTGTGACCCAGAGGATTG GCCCAGGAATCACAGGCCGGGCTCCCTGCCAATAATGAGTGCTTTTGCCAGAACAAGAAACCCAATGTCATCTCCTCCTCAGCAGAACGGCACAGAGAAAGGTCTGCAGCTCCCTCTTTGTTCTGACTTTAGCTTCGCCTGCCACTCTGCTGGCCAACATCAAACCGAGTACGGCTTCTGTCTTCCTGACAACTGGCTTACTGTCAAT ATGACAGTAGGCGGGACTATGAGCGAGAACCCGGCGGCACACCCATACATGCTGACCCGGCTCACCAGCTGA
- the tbx1 gene encoding T-box transcription factor TBX1 isoform X3, which translates to MISAISSPWLTQLSHFCDVAAFTTSSLSSLNTPGGYHLSPSPGDPYTQHEAHFDPCPAAQPNYGYAGQAPSSDPAGTPCSSSSSNSTPNSKNIIKKNPKVANINVQLEMKALWDEFNQLGTEMIVTKAGRRMFPTFQVKIFGMDPMADYMLLMDFLPVDDKRYRYAFHSSSWLVAGKADPATPGRVHYHPDSPAKGAQWMKQIVSFDKLKLTNNLLDDNGHIILNSMHRYQPRFHVVYVDPRKDSEKYAEENYKTFVFEETRFTAVTAYQNHRITQLKIASNPFAKGFRDCDPEDWPRNHRPGSLPIMSAFARTRNPMSSPPQQNGTEKDDSRRDYEREPGGTPIHADPAHQLMSRVLSPALPVPGGLHAVPLTGGRPSPPHDLRPDPHTLPPDTLHHHPYKYPTTYEHYLGAKTRPSPYPLPSIRGHTYHHHMNPATANMYSATSGPTNYDYGPR; encoded by the exons ATGATTTCAGCCATATCCAGCCCGTGGCTGACGCAGCTGTCCCATTTTTGCGATGTTGCAGCCTTCACGACCAGCAGCCTGAGCAGCCTCAACACCCCGGGGGGATACCACCTCTCCCCCTCCCCCGGGGACCCTTACACCCAACACGAGGCCCACTTTGATCCCTGCCCGGCCGCTCAGCCCAACTACGGCTATGCGGGCCAGGCCCCGTCGAGCGACCCCGCCGGGACCCCTTGCTCGTCGTCCTCGTCCAACTCCACACCTAACAGCAAAAACATCATCAAGAAGAACCCCAAAGTGGCTAACATTAACGTCCAGTTGGAGATGAAGGCCTTATGGGACGAGTTTAATCAGCTGGGCACCGAGATGATCGTCACCAAGGCGGGAAG GCGAATGTTTCCAACATTCCAAGTGAAAATATTCGGGATGGATCCAATGGCGGACTACATGCTCCTAATGGACTTTTTGCCAGTGGACGACAAACGTTATAG GTATGCGTTCCACAGTTCCTCGTGGCTTGTGGCGGGCAAAGCTGACCCAGCGACCCCTGGAAGAGTCCACTACCACCCGGACTCTCCGGCAAAGGGCGCCCAGTGGATGAAGCAGATTGTTTCTTTTGACAAACTCAAACTCACCAACAACCTCCTGGATGATAACGGACAT ATCATTCTCAACTCAATGCATCGCTATCAGCCCAGGTTCCACGTGGTCTATGTGGATCCTCGCAAGGACAGCGAGAAGTACGCAGAAGAGAATTACAAAACTTTTGTGTTCGAGGAAACCCGCTTCACAGCAGTTACGGCGTACCAGAATCACCGG ATCACCCAGCTGAAAATAGCCAGTAACCCTTTTGCAAAAGGCTTCCGGGACTGTGACCCAGAGGATTG GCCCAGGAATCACAGGCCGGGCTCCCTGCCAATAATGAGTGCTTTTGCCAGAACAAGAAACCCAATGTCATCTCCTCCTCAGCAGAACGGCACAGAGAAAG ATGACAGTAGGCGGGACTATGAGCGAGAACCCGGCGGCACACCCATACATGCTGACCCGGCTCACCAGCTGATGTCCCGAGTCCTCAGTCCCGCCCTGCCCGTCCCGGGAGGCCTCCACGCCGTCCCGCTTACCGGCGGCCGCCCGAGCCCTCCGCACGACCTCCGGCCAGACCCTCACACTCTACCCCCGGACACCCTCCACCACCATCCCTACAAGTACCCCACCACCTATGAACATTACCTGGGAGCCAAGACCAGGCCATCCCCTTACCCTTTACCCAGCATCAGAGGACACACGTACCACCACCACATGAACCCGGCCACAGCTAACATGTACTCGGCTACCAGCGGGCCCACAAACTACGACTATGGGCCCAGATAA